The nucleotide sequence GGAGGGGCCTCGACCTCCGCCTGCCGTGGGCACCACATCCCGTTTTCACATCCCGTTCCCATCAGCTAagcctgccagggctggaggtgggcGCTGCCGGGCTGGGGTCTGGCCACGCCACTGCGACCCCCCTCCGTAGGCAGCCCGTGGCTCGGGCACCGACCGCGCGGCTCCGCCTTGGCACCCAGCGGGCACGGTGCCCTGCGGGCCCTCCGTGCAGGGACCCCCGAGGACAGGGTGGGGTACCCCCTGTGCCGCCCGGCCCTTCGGTGGGAACAGCAACCCGTGCCGCAGctggggagcggggctgggggctccccgTGACGGGGGCTTCCCGGGGCTCCTGGTGCCCCGCTTACCAGGGGGGAGATTGATGCCCGTCCAGCTCCATTAAAGTCTTATCGCGGCCACCGCGACTGGGAGGGGCCCGGTGCTGCCCTCGGGGCACGGTTGCTGCTCCCCACATGGCCCCACCGTCGCCCCTGGCTCGCTCCCTCCGGTGTGGAGGGggcacagctctccctgccccattccaCGCCTTCCGCAGCCCCCCCAGCCCGCTCCGTGTCCCGCCCTGGGCCGCTCGGCCGCCGGAGCTGGCTCAGCTCCGCTAATCCCCTAATCCTTCCCCCGGGGGGTTgcggagctggggctgtgtccagcaCGAGGGATGCAGCGTGGGAGGCGGGGGAGGGAGAGTCAGTGCCCAATGATCCGGCCACGGGGGGTTGGGAGCCCCGAGGGGGTGACACACCgggagggggctggggcagggctctgcccgcCCAGGAATTTCCCATCATCTGTGAAACAAAGCCGAAACTTCCACCGAAACTTCCAGCGCGCTCCCGTACGGCGCCCGGTGTTCCCTGCCCGCTCCTGTGTCCTCTCCCCCTCTTCCACCGTCCCCTGCCTCACTCCCTCGGGACTCTGGGGGACTGCGGGGTCCTGGCGCTGGTTGTTGCGGCTCGGGGGTGTCGGGGCAGAGGTCCCCCTCATCCCCCGACCCCTCACTCTCGCAGGGAGCTCTGGAGGCTGCGCGGGGCCATACAGGACGGAGGAGGCCGATGTCGGGGTGCGGGAGGACGGGGGCCCCGTGCGGCTACCGGGGGTGGGCAGGGCGCTCGCCGCACCCCCCCGAGATGCTGGCTCCCCCCGCTATGCCGCTGGCCAGCCAGACCCTGCCCCGATTCCCACAGAGAGCAGGCGCTCCCCCCAGGTAACGCTGCACCGCGtatcccccagcccctgctcgCCCAGCCGGCTGTGCCCTCACTCACCCCCGTCCCAcaggagctccccagggctcGCGCCACTCTCAGGAGGCAGAAGAGGGACTGGGTGATCCCCCCCATCAAGGTTCCTGAAAATGAGAGGGGCCCCTTCCCCAAAAAGCTGGTTCAGGTATGGTCAGTCTGGGCAGGGGGTGTGGGCATGGAGGGGCGCTGGGGGTGCATCCCCACTGCATCAGGGCAGGGTGTGGTGTGGTGGGGGATACTGGCCCCATCCCCTTGTCTGTGCCTCCTCCCAGATCAAATCCAACCGGGACAGAGACACCAAGATCTTCTACAGCATCACAGGGCAGGGAGCCGATGCCCCCCCTGAGGGCATCTTCACCATTGAGAAGGAGTCGGGCTGGATGAAAGTAACGCAGCCACTGGACCGTGAGCACATCGACAAGTACCACGTAGGTCCTTGCCTGGGGACACCACGGGGATGTTGGGGTGCTCTGCAGGCCCCCCACTCACaccccaccctgcagctcttCTCCCACGCCGTGTCTGAGAATGGGAAGCCCGTGGAGGAGCCGATGGAGATCATTGTGACAGTGACAGACCAGAATGACAACAAGCCCCAGTTCACGCAGGAGGTGTTCAGGGGCTCTGTGCCAGAGGGAGCTCTGCCAGGTAGGACTCTGTGCCTTGGGGAATCTCTGCATCCCACCAGCCGTGtttcctgggcacagccctggcactaTCCCTGGACTTACCTGAATCCTGGCACTTACCTGGACATCCACATCCCCAGGCACCTCCGTCATGCAGGTGACAGCCACGGATGCAGATGATGCGGTGGAGACCTACAATGGTGTCGTTGCCTACTCCATCCTCAGCCAGGAGCCGCGGGAGCCCCATCCCCAAATGTTCACTGTCAACCGGGCCACTGGCACCCTCAGCGTCATTGCCAGTGGCCTCGACCGGGAGGTGGGCTCTGCAGCACCGTGGGGCaggggtcccagccccaggcaggggctgacagggtgtctgtctgtctgtctgtctgtccaccACAGCGTGTGCGGGAGTACACCCTGACCGTGCAGGCAGCTGACCTGGACGGTGAGGGGCTGACCACCACAGCGCTGGCCGTCATCGAGATCGCTGATGTCAATGACAATGCCCCCGAGTTTGACCCCAAAGCGGTAAATGTGGGCCCCCCTACTGGCTGTGACCCCTCCGGTGCCCACTGAGCCGTGGTGCTGACGGTGCCCCTGACCCGCAGTACGAGGCGGCCGTGCCGGAGAACGCGGCCGGGCGGGAGGTGGCCCGGCTGGCTGTCACCGACCTGGACGAGCCCGGCACACCGGCGTGGCGAGCCGTCTACTCCATCCTGCGCGGCAACGACGGCGGTGCCTTTGCCATCACCACCGACCCTGCCACCAACGAGGGCATCCTCCGCACCGCCAAGGTCTGTGGCACCCCGTGGCACCCCGTTGCTGCCCACAGCGGGGTCCTGCCTGTTCTGCTCTCACTGCCCATGtctccccctctcccagggTCTGGACTACGAGGCCAAGCAGCAGTTCGTGCTCCACGTGGCAGTGGCCAACGAGGTCCCCTTCGTCGTGAAGCTGCCGATGGCCACTGCTACAGTGACAGTCACTGTGGAGGATGTCAATGAGGCCCCGGTGTTCGTGCCGCCGGTGCAGCTGGCCACGGTGTCAGAGGATGTGCCCCCAGGGCAGACCCTGGCCGCCTGCACGGCCCAGGACCCTGACAAGGCACAGGGCCAGAGGATCAAGTGAGCAGGGACAGTGTTGGAGTGGAGGTTTGGGGGGGTCTctgctgcccctcgctgcagcaccagctccctTGTGCCCCCAGGTACGTGGTGGGGCACGACCCGGCGGGCTGGCTGGCCGTGCACCCCGAGAATGGCCTGGTGACCGCGCAGGACCACCTGGACCGCGAGTCCCCCTTCGTCAAGAACAGCACCTACGTGGCCATGCTGCTGGCCGTGGATGATGGTGAGGGACATGAAAAGGGCCTTGTTCCCCTCCCGCGTGAGGGGCACATGCTGCCATCCCCAGGAAACACATCCCCGCTCCAGCATGGAGCAGTGCGGGGGCTGCCTGGCCCCACCCCTGCCCGGGGCACCCGAGCCCCGTGAGAATCCTGGGTTTGGGACTCCCCCCTCCAGCATCACTCCTCGCTGTTTCCACCCTTCCCCGGAGAGTATCTGTCCCTGGGAAGTCTTGGTTTTGAGGCTCCCTCTGTCCCTATGCTATTCAGTCACCCATGTCCCCTTGAGGGTCCTGGGTTTGGGGTCCCCCCTCCAGAATTGTCCCCACCAGGCTCACCGCCGGCCACGGGCACGGGCACGCTTCTCCTCACCCTGCTCGATGTGAACGACAACGGCCCCGAGGCCGAGCCACGGGACATCACCGTCTGCCAgcgcagcccccagccccagctcctcaccGTCACCGACCGGGACCTGCCCCCCAACACCGGCCCCTTCCGCGCCGAGCTCACGCACGGCTCGGgggacagctgggctgtggaggTGGGGGACACAGGTATTGCACTGGGGCTCAACATGAGGTGGGGGTTCCTcggcaggggcagctgtgccatggCTGCACTCCTGGTGCATCATCCGTGAGCCCCCAATCTCACACAGgtgacacagtgacactgcagctGGTGGCACCGCTGGAGCCGGACACCTACAGCGTGTACCTGCGGCTGCTGGACCAGCCGGGCAGAGCCCAAGTGACCATTGTCACCGCACGGGTCTGCGCCTgtgaggggctggcacagggctgtccccagagaCCCCAGCCTGTCACCGCCCTGCCCTTCGTCCTCGCCACCCTGGGCGCGTTACTGGCCCTGCTGCGTGAGTGGGGatcctggggctgtggggatacccctgccctgggcacagtgGGGGTCACTGGTGGCACTCTTCCCCCCAGTCatcctgctgctactgctgctcttcgtgaggaggaggaaggtgacgaaggagccactgctgctgcctgaagatgaCACAAGGGACAACATCTTCTACTACGGGGAGGAGGGCGGTGGCGAGGAGGACCAGGTGTGTGTGGGGGTCAGGGGTCTGGTGACAGCGTGGGCAACCTGGCTCTGTCCCTCTccatgtgtgtgtgtccccagaACTACGACCTGCGGCAGCTGCACCGGGGGCTGGACGCCCGGCCCGAGGTGATCCGCAATGACGTGGCCCCcaccctcctgccagccccccagtaccggccccgccccgccaaCCCCGACGACATCGGCACCTTCATCGAGGAGGTGAGTCCTGACCTGGAGAGCCCAGGGGGTCACAGCGCAGGGGACACGGGCACTCACCCCTCTGTTCCCCCAGAACCTGAAGGCGGCCGACACGGACCCCACGGCCCCCCCCTACGACTCACTGCTGGTGTTTGACTACGAGGGCAGCGGCTCGGAGGCCACCTCGCTCAGCTCCCTCAACTCCTCGGCCTCTGACGCTGACCAGGACTACGACTACCTCAACGACTGGGGCGGCCGCTTCCGCAAGCTGGCCGAGCTCTACGGCGGCGGCGAGGAGGATGATTAGGGACCCCCAGCCTGCCTCCCTGCCTTATTGCTGCTTTTGTGCCTTGGGGGTTCCCCCTGCCGTGACCCCCACCCCAGCGCAGCCCCCTCACCTCCTCGCCTGCGTTTTTGTGGTTATTATCTGTTTTTTAAGGTATGGAATGATGGCGTGTGATGCTGCGGACAAGGGGATGGGAGCTGAGTCAGTTTTAATaaagaatttggtttttttagatATTCCATGCTCTGTGTCACTTTGTGCCCTGGAGATTGgcactgcccccagccctgcagtgacccTTCCCCAGCCATGTCCCCCCTTGCCCACCACAGTGTGGAACCCatggcacagctgcagtgtCACCCATGCaggggcagtgcctgtgccccCCCTCCCCCCGGGTGTCCTTGTCCCCAAGGGGTGCTGATGGGCATGGGCAGGGCACTGACTGCCAATCTGTCCCTTCACAGGAGTGACACTGGTGGCATTGGGCATTCCTGGTGCTAAATCCCTCCTGGCCTGGGCAGCCcaagccctgctgcccccaggctGCCACCCCAACCCCCTGAGATGACCATGGGTGGGCACAGcactcccagctgtgctgtgctttgggaCAGAGGGATATAGGGGAAGCTGGGGACTGCAGCGTCCTGAGGGGCCCTTCCTgcctggggtgtccctgggcaCGATGTTTGtccccactgcagagctgggatctGCAGGGCCATGGCACGGGGACACCCTGGGGTACTTCTGCCTCCTGTCACCCATCAACACCCCCTGCTCCCACGGCCCGGACGGGAGAGGCATGGGAAGCACGAGGGCTgtgtggctggggctgggaacaTCAGGGGCACGGGGAGCCGGGGGTACCCGGGACGGGCAGAGCACCAGGGGTGTTGTACTGGGGGCTGGTGGGGCACTGGGGGTACCGGGGGCTGTAGGGGTAACACGGGTACCACGGTACCGGAGGCCGTGGAAGCAGAACCACACCAGTACCGTGGGGGGTTTCGAGGAACCGGGAGTCGGAGATACCGGGAATACCGGGGCTCCGGGTGCGGGCGGGGCGGGACCGCCTCCCGtcggggcgggacggggcggtTCTCGGCGGGGTCGACACCTGCGGGGAGGGATAGGGAGGGGACCGGACGCACCTGCGACTCGGTGGCGGCAGCACCCGATCCCTCCGGCACCAACCGGCACCGCCACCGGCACCGGCCATGGGGCGGCGGGCGGGTTGCTCGGTCCCGCTTTGTCTCCTCTtgctcctgctccaggtgagCCACGGAATGGGGCGGCGGGACCCTGCCTGGGACCTCGCCGAGACCCTGCCCGGGGCAGCGGGACCTTGCTCGGGACCCTGCCCGGTGCTAACTTCTCTCTCCGGGCAGAGCGGGCAGCGGCTGTGCCAGCGGGCAGCGTCGTGCCAGCCCGGCTTCACCGCCGAGACCTTTGCTCTGGCGGTGCCGCGGGACAGCGTGGCGGCGGGACGGGCACTGGGACGAGGTGAGGACCCGGGGACAACCGGGTGTGGAGGACAGGGGGGTGTGTGGGACAGGGGTGGGCAATGGGGGACATAAAGCCGTGACTCCGTGCCCAAGTGGTGCTGGCGTGGCCACGGGGATGGAGCCATGGGGCTGGCGCTGTGGCGGTGGGGACAGTGTCGCGACAGTGGGGACAGGCTCGCTGTGGTGGCAGGTGCCGTGGGGGACAGAGCCTGGGGTGTCCCCACGCAGCGGTGGGGCcgcactgggggcactggtgGGCACCGGTGGTCCCGGCACGGCGGGATGGCGCCGTGGCGCGGGGGCAGCGGAGCCGCTCCCCGGGGTGCGCCGGCGCGGGCGGCGCTGACTCAGGCACCTCAGACTTGTTGGGGCCGGCACGTTGGGGTGTGGGGCGCTCAGGCGCCTGCCCTGCCCCGTGCCTCTCCTGGCACCCGGGGTTCACCAGGGTGAGCCCCCCTTTGGACCCACAGTGCAGCTCTTGGCATGCGGATGGGCACCAGGATGGGCTCCTGGGCTTTTGGGGACATTGGTGTCCCACTGTGTTGGCACTAAAGCCCTGTTCTGGAGTGGCAAAGGGGCACCGGGGACCCATGTGATGTGGACCTGCTGCCACTCTGGGGTCCCCAAAAGGGACTCtgtgggctctggggctgtgtgcAGTGGCTGTCACCATCTGCACCAGTTCATGGCTGAGAGTGGTGCTGGCACTGCCGTGTGTGTGCCAGGGTGGCTGGGTGGGCACAGAGCCGAGGGGTACTGAGCACCCAGTGCTGCACCGAGGGCTCCCAAACATCCACAGTCGTTAACGGCTTTACTTGGGAGAGCCAGGAACCGGGCCCTGCCCCATACCTCAGGAATTGTGTTTGTTTGTCTTGTGGCTGATCATTAATGAAAAAGCCAATGTCCATCAGGGCTGGGCCTGATACCAGGGTGACGGCAGCCCTGTGACTTCCCTGCAGCACCGAgacctgctggaaattctctgtcctggcagcagcactttcAATTTTGGGTTCCGGTCACAGTCAGGGCgtaggaggaaggaagggaccGTCTGTCCTTGAGGCTTTTGTGGCACCCAGTGATTCATAGCTGTGCCACGGCAATGCCAGCCATGGGGTGGCCCAGCCTGGTGCACGCCAGGCCATGCTGGGCCACAGAGCACCCCAAAGCTTGTGGCCAGGCTTTCAAGCTGGCCTGTAATTAGCTTGACAAGTTGAGTGCGGTGTTTTCCTTCCAGCAGGCCCAGACAGGCCCGGCGCGGCGCCGGGGCGGCGAACAGCAACACCTGCGCGGGGGCTGCGGCattgccagggctctgctccgTGGGTCGGGGGCTCTGGGGTGGTGGGGATGTGGTGGGGGCTGGGACAGTCCCCGTCAGTCCTGGCTGGACAAACCTCGAGAGTCTGAAGTCACAGCGAAACTGGGGTGACGTCAGTGGGATGTGTCACCCGCAGCACCTTCACCCCGGGgtgcccccctgccctggcactgctgcgTGTGCACAACACACAGggtggtggcactgcagggaaggTGACACCTTGttctgcctgtccccagccccgctggGACCTCATAGGACCTGAGGTGGCTTTGGGGGACTGCCCTGGGTCTCAGCCCCACACCCTGTTTGGCAGCCTGGTTGCACCAGTCTGGTTGTCCCAGTGCCCCGtaggtggtggtggtggtgggggacTGAAGGGGGGGGATCCTCCTGCAGGAGTCCCTGagttctccttttctcccaccCCCATCATTCCCAGGACAGGGCCTCCCCTCCAccccccccagctcccagccctggggagaggagggctgGAACCAGCCCTCCTTCAGCCAAGCTGGAAAAACAGGTTGTGCATGGCCAGGTGGGGAGTGGGGGAGTTGGAAGGGGGGAGAACGGGAAGGGGGGAGCGGGCTCTGAGCGCCCTCCTTGAACCCAGTGCGGGCTGAGCACTGAGCACTCACTGCACCCAttgtggggctgggggcctCGTGCCGCCCCTCGCTGCACCCTCCGGGCCCCGGGCCAGGGCCGAGCACTGCGGCTTCGCCCGCggctgcctctccttccccgCCTGCCCCCGCGCGTTCCTGCCCAGCCGGCCCCAccggctcccccagccctgcccgggggtcCTGCCGGGGGCTGAGCCGGGCTGGCATCGTCCCGGCGGGTCCTCCCGGGCCGGGTCGGGGGCACCGTGGTGGGCAGGGGGGCAGCGATCGCTCCCCcctccatcccacagccaccccggatccctgggctgctgtgggctgtCCTGCCCCCACGGGCCCGTTCCGTTCGGTTGTGCCGCGCTgcctcccgcccgccccggcaCGTCCCCGTCCCCTGCCGAGGCGCGGGCACGCCGGGGCGGTGGTGGCAGCGCTGGCTCCGGGTGCCGCTGGCTCCGGCAGCTCTCCCAGACAAAGGGCGCTTGTTGGGGAACGCAGCGCGGCTCATGTGATGCCGGCTGACCGCTGCCTCGTGGCGGCCCAGCCCCGCTGCGCCCAGCCGGGTGCCAAACAGTGACATCGGGACCCCGCCTGCCCGCTGTCCCTGGGGTTGGGGGTCTCAGAGGTACCTGGGCAGGTCCAGgggcctggctgccagggcactgggTGCCAGTGCAGGTGAGTGACTGCTGCACTTGTTTTTATTGGAAAAGCAGCGGGAGCAGCATGGGCACAGTGGTGGTGGCATGCCATGCCTGGGGACATGCTGTGCCACAGGGATACACCCATATGGGGGTGTGCTGCACCTGGCACCATGCCACACatggtgctggggacagggacatgctGTGCCAGGTGTCACTTGCCCCATTGTTACTGTCTGGCAGGGATCCTATGGCACAGTAGGTTCTGCCATTCCCATTCTCAACcaaagccagggcagggatgcacCGTGTGTTGTGCCCAGGATGGAATCCTGGCAGGGCGTGTGTCACTGTGTGTGGAGCATCCCCACCAGTGCTGTGACCCCAcaccccaggctgctggggcatggctgtgctgtgtgtgcccacgTCCCCAGAACCCTCTGGCACTcagtcccctgtccccagtgagCTTTGTGGACTGCGGAGAGTCGCACCGTGCCGCCTTCCTCCCGGATGACACGCGCTTCAAGGTGAGCAGGGATGGCACCGTCTCTGCCACCCggcccctgcagctccagcaccggGACATCACCTTTGCTGTGCACACCTGGGATGCCATGGGCAAGAAGCATTCAGCCAAGGTGACCCTGCACCGGCGGCGGCACCAGCACCGACACCACGAGCAGATGCAGCAGGtaaagcacagccctgctccctggggtcacagcagcccctgtccctggtGCAGAGGGCTCAGCaaggtgctggcactgagcagagccACTGTCCCCACAGGACACAGTACCCGACATGCTGATCTTCCCCGAGCATGGACACGGCCTCCGGCGGCAGAAGAGGGACTGGGTCATCCCCCCCATCAACTGCCCTGAGAATGAGCGGGGGCCCTTCCCCAAGAACCTGGTGCAGGTATGTGAGCCCGTGGGGACCGGGCAGGGTCCAGGGCAGGCCCCAGAGTGCTGGGACGTGTCTCCACCTGTTTcttcctgcctggctgccagaTCAAATCCAACAAGGACAAGGAGACCAAGGTTTTCTACAGCATCACGGGGCAGGGAGCAGACATCATCCCCGTGGGTGTCTTCGTCATCGAACGGGAGACAGGGTGGCTGAAGGTGACAAAACCCCTGGACCGGGAGGAGAAGGACAAATACGTGGTGAGTGAGGGGGGCCTATGATGGGACGAGGACAGTCCTGGGGACTGCGCACACACTGACTGTGCCCTTGCAGCTCTACTCCCACGCCGTGTCGGCCAACGGGCAGCCCGTGGAAGACCCCATGGAGATCATCATCACTGTCACTGACCAGAATGACAACCGGCCCGTCTTCACCCAGCAAGTCTTTGTTGGCTACATTGAGGAGAACGCAAAGCCGGGTACGTgggggctctgagctgggaccACGCAGAGCCCCGAGCgggagcagtgccagggtgtCTGGTGAATTCTGTCCCATCTTTAAAGTCTCGCTGGCTTGTCCCCATGTCCAGGCACATCTGTGATGACCGTGAACGCTACGGATGCAGATGATGCGATCAATGTGAACAACGGCATCATCGGCTACTCCATCCTCAGCGAGGAGCCCAAGGGTGCACAGCCGATGTTCACCATCAACGCTGAGAAGGGCATCATCAGTGTCATTGGCACGGGACTGGACTGGGAGGTGGGCACCTTGCCGTGGCCCAGGGGAACCACAGTGGCCCACGGCTACTCCACAGTGGGATGTGCCATGGGGAGAAAGAGATACCGGAGCCCTGGGGTCCATCTGGTTTTGGGATGTGCCATCCATGGGTCACTGTCCCTGGCTGTAGGGGTGTCTGCAGCCTTGAGCCCACtaggagcagtgctggggacaccccagggatCCCCAGCCTTGCTGAGCCCTGGAGTGGgtgcagtgccagcccctcaGGTGGGCAGCTGAGACATCAGCTGCCTCTGTGCAAGCAGGGAGCAGCGAGGCTGGAGAAGggtggaggagcaggcaggtgATGCCTGGAGGAGGGGAACACCCCAGTCCCCATCCCAACCCTAACTGGGGTGATTTTGCCCTGCAGACCACTCCCAACTACACGCTGATCATCCAGGCTGCAGACCAGGAGGGCACAGGCCTGAccaccactgccactgccatCATCAAAGTCACTGATGCCAATGACAACCCTCCCGTCTTCAACCCTGCCATGGTACCACCCAGCCCCGGCCGCTGCCCTCCCCGGGCATCGTGCCACAAGCCCCCAGCTGGGGTGCCTGGGGCCACACAGGTGACAGTCCCTGTCCCATCTTGCAGTATGAGGAGCCAGTGGATGAGAACGAGgtgggggtgctggtggcccGGCTGCATGTGACAGACCAAGACCTGCCAGGCTCCCCGGCCTGGCAAGCCGTCTACCACATCCAGAGCGGGGACCCGCAGGGCAACTTCGAGATCACCACTGATCCCAAAACTAATGATGGGCTCCTGAAAACTGCAAAGGTGAGTCCCGCTGCTGCATGGCTGCCTCAGCACCAGCTGGCTCCCCGCTGCCACTACCCAGCTTCTCTCCCACCCCCAGGGCCTGGATTATGAGACCCAGAAGCGGTACACGCTCGTGGTGTCAGTGGAGAACGTGGTCCCCTTCACCGTGGACCTGAATCCAGCCACAGCcactgtgctggtgctggtcaGGGATGTGAATGAAGCCCCCATCTTCATGCCCCCGGTCAAGCGGGTGGAGGTGAGGGAGGATGTGCCACTGGGATACCAGATCACCTCCTACACAGCCCTGGACCCCGACAAGGACCAGAACCAGCAAATAACGTGAGTGGAGGGTGACAGTGATGGGAGCTTTGCTGGGGTGCCTGAGGGGCTGCGCTGCACCGTGtgccccttctctccccctgcTGACCCCCGGCTGCCCCCAGGTATCGCATGGGCAGTGACCCTGCGGGGTGGTTGGCCATTGACTCTGAGACCGGCATCGTCACGGCTGCCCAGCCACTGGACCGGGAGTCAGCACATGCCATCAACAGCACCTACAAGGCTATCATCCTGGCCGTGGACAACGGTGAGGGTGGCCAGCTGGATTATGGTGGCCCCATGGCCACCTCTATGTCCCTCCATGGGGTCCAGGCCCATCCCTGGGTGCCTCGCTGACTCTCAGTCCCACAGGGTCACCAAAGCTTGCCACCGGCACGGGGACgctgctcctcctgcttcaGGATGTGAACGACAACGGGCCCGTGCCAGAGCCCCGGAGCTTCGACATCTGCCAGCGGCAGCCCGAGGAGCAGACGCTGAAGATCATCGACAAGGACCTGCCCCCCAACACCTACCCCTTCAAGGCAGAGCTGATGCACGGCTCC is from Prinia subflava isolate CZ2003 ecotype Zambia chromosome 13, Cam_Psub_1.2, whole genome shotgun sequence and encodes:
- the LOC134557822 gene encoding LOW QUALITY PROTEIN: uncharacterized protein LOC134557822 (The sequence of the model RefSeq protein was modified relative to this genomic sequence to represent the inferred CDS: inserted 2 bases in 1 codon), encoding MRGPRSGLCPLSIFILLLSPLLPAAALSPAPPCVLPGLRRGPLPAPGSSGGCAGPYRTEEADVGVREDGGPVRLPGVGRALAAPPRDAGSPRYAAGQPDPAPIPTESRRSPQELPRARATLRRQKRDWVIPPIKVPENERGPFPKKLVQIKSNRDRDTKIFYSITGQGADAPPEGIFTIEKESGWMKVTQPLDREHIDKYHLFSHAVSENGKPVEEPMEIIVTVTDQNDNKPQFTQEVFRGSVPEGALPGTSVMQVTATDADDAVETYNGVVAYSILSQEPREPHPQMFTVNRATGTLSVIASGLDRERVREYTLTVQAADLDGEGLTTTALAVIEIADVNDNAPEFDPKAYEAAVPENAAGREVARLAVTDLDEPGTPAWRAVYSILRGNDGGAFAITTDPATNEGILRTAKVXVAPRGTPLLPTAGSCLFCSHCPCLPLSQGLDYEAKQQFVLHVAVANEVPFVVKLPMATATVTVTVEDVNEAPVFVPPVQLATVSEDVPPGQTLAACTAQDPDKAQGQRIKYVVGHDPAGWLAVHPENGLVTAQDHLDRESPFVKNSTYVAMLLAVDDGSPPATGTGTLLLTLLDVNDNGPEAEPRDITVCQRSPQPQLLTVTDRDLPPNTGPFRAELTHGSGDSWAVEVGDTGDTVTLQLVAPLEPDTYSVYLRLLDQPGRAQVTIVTARVCACEGLAQGCPQRPQPVTALPFVLATLGALLALLLILLLLLLFVRRRKVTKEPLLLPEDDTRDNIFYYGEEGGGEEDQNYDLRQLHRGLDARPEVIRNDVAPTLLPAPQYRPRPANPDDIGTFIEENLKAADTDPTAPPYDSLLVFDYEGSGSEATSLSSLNSSASDADQDYDYLNDWGGRFRKLAELYGGGEEDDGGDRTHLRLGGGSTRSLRHQPAPPPAPAMGRRAGCSVPLCLLLLLLQSGQRLCQRAASCQPGFTAETFALAVPRDSVAAGRALGRVSFVDCGESHRAAFLPDDTRFKVSRDGTVSATRPLQLQHRDITFAVHTWDAMGKKHSAKVTLHRRRHQHRHHEQMQQDTVPDMLIFPEHGHGLRRQKRDWVIPPINCPENERGPFPKNLVQIKSNKDKETKVFYSITGQGADIIPVGVFVIERETGWLKVTKPLDREEKDKYVLYSHAVSANGQPVEDPMEIIITVTDQNDNRPVFTQQVFVGYIEENAKPGTSVMTVNATDADDAINVNNGIIGYSILSEEPKGAQPMFTINAEKGIISVIGTGLDWETTPNYTLIIQAADQEGTGLTTTATAIIKVTDANDNPPVFNPAMYEEPVDENEVGVLVARLHVTDQDLPGSPAWQAVYHIQSGDPQGNFEITTDPKTNDGLLKTAKGLDYETQKRYTLVVSVENVVPFTVDLNPATATVLVLVRDVNEAPIFMPPVKRVEVREDVPLGYQITSYTALDPDKDQNQQITYRMGSDPAGWLAIDSETGIVTAAQPLDRESAHAINSTYKAIILAVDNGSPKLATGTGTLLLLLQDVNDNGPVPEPRSFDICQRQPEEQTLKIIDKDLPPNTYPFKAELMHGSSSNWTVRVKEPDLVKLSMKKELEPGEYSIFLKLLDGQNKEQITQVRAQVCSCEGPAKNCERRAFISGGMGVPAILGILGGILALLILLLLLLLFVKRRKVVKEPLLPPEDDMRDNVYHYDEEGGGEEDQDYDLSQLHRGLDARPEVIRNDVAPPLMAAPQYRPRPANPDEIGNFIDENLKAADTDPTAPPYDSLLVFDYEGSGSEATSLSSLNSSASDADQDYDYLNDWGGRFRKLAELYGGGEEDD